Proteins encoded in a region of the Deefgea piscis genome:
- a CDS encoding FIST signal transduction protein produces the protein MKVAQIKVSNIKDLEGKIANISQIDPHFLLVFASRALLTDTQWFNQLRQHFPTAALLGCSTAGEIANDGVDDDCCVITAVHWRAGIPFCAITPLAGMADSEAAGRRLADALNQHPLGGVLVLGQGADINGSALVQGLIANLTAKVPVMGGLAGDGTAFSQTLVLSNEGIASNSIVAMAIPPEIAVGHGSFGGWQPFGPARRVTRSVGNVLFELDGEQALDVYKNYLGEYAAQLPSSGLLFPFEMLGQDHQAMGVVRTILGVNEDDGSLILAGDIVADGYLRLMHASNDALIEGAEAAAHAAQMLVTPADQSLGLLVSCVGRKLVMGSRVDEEVEAVADVFGQHVTLAGFYSYGEISPFVSSTECKLHNQTMTITTLSEPQV, from the coding sequence ATGAAAGTGGCTCAGATTAAAGTCAGTAATATTAAGGATTTAGAGGGAAAAATAGCAAATATAAGTCAGATTGATCCTCATTTCTTACTGGTTTTTGCCAGTCGAGCCTTATTGACTGATACGCAATGGTTTAATCAATTGCGTCAGCATTTTCCAACAGCGGCCTTATTGGGCTGTTCCACTGCCGGTGAGATTGCCAATGACGGCGTAGATGATGATTGCTGCGTGATCACGGCGGTACATTGGCGGGCAGGGATTCCTTTTTGTGCGATCACACCCTTGGCAGGAATGGCCGATAGTGAGGCCGCAGGGCGGCGTTTGGCTGATGCCCTCAATCAGCATCCACTGGGCGGGGTACTGGTACTGGGCCAAGGGGCGGATATTAATGGCAGCGCCTTGGTGCAAGGCTTGATTGCAAATTTAACTGCCAAGGTACCGGTCATGGGCGGGCTCGCTGGGGATGGCACCGCATTTAGCCAAACCTTGGTGCTCAGCAACGAAGGCATTGCCAGTAATAGCATCGTTGCCATGGCGATCCCGCCGGAGATTGCGGTGGGGCATGGCTCGTTTGGTGGCTGGCAACCCTTTGGTCCTGCTCGGCGCGTTACGCGCAGCGTGGGCAATGTGCTGTTTGAGCTTGATGGCGAGCAGGCGCTGGATGTGTATAAGAATTACCTCGGTGAATACGCCGCTCAATTGCCGTCATCGGGCTTGCTGTTTCCATTTGAAATGCTCGGGCAAGATCATCAGGCAATGGGGGTCGTGCGGACTATCTTGGGCGTGAATGAAGACGATGGCAGCTTGATATTGGCGGGCGATATTGTGGCGGATGGTTATTTACGGCTGATGCACGCCAGTAATGACGCACTGATTGAAGGCGCAGAAGCTGCCGCCCATGCCGCACAAATGCTGGTGACGCCAGCCGATCAAAGTTTGGGCTTATTGGTCAGCTGTGTGGGGCGAAAACTGGTGATGGGGAGCCGAGTTGATGAAGAAGTTGAAGCGGTTGCCGATGTGTTTGGTCAGCATGTCACACTCGCTGGCTTTTATTCCTATGGCGAAATCAGTCCGTTTGTGAGCTCAACTGAGTGCAAATTACACAATCAGACCATGACGATTACGACATTGAGTGAGCCGCAAGTATGA
- a CDS encoding ATP-binding protein, whose protein sequence is MNRMLARQLKRHLAWADEAMSEAQLCAIEEYIAAHPEFPCLGLGANFRRLLTVIDEAYQQSERDLALSSRSLQISSDELTRSNDTLRLESETRQRAIDALWQTACQLQMSLGLPVVNNATADLEQLSILMGQLVDARQQAELALQAQAAQFQTLVNNIPGVVFRREIAKPWGMQYIDKEIEVLSGYTPNLFLTSSPQLSYHTLIMVDDMVLLDRAIATAVAGGERYSVEYRIHDAQGVLHWVYERGQVLRDTQGQVQYLDGILFDITEQKQAAQQVRQLSAAIEASPNPVLITNLQGLIEYANPKFEQTFGFTSAEMLGRSPVDVLGGGVPNPVAHNKILQQVLQGQEWHKDLRNICKDGSLIWMSVSISPIREQSGEITHFVAVYDNIELRKAVETELINAKEAADQANRLKSDFLANMSHEIRTPMNAIIGMTHLTLQTELNNKQRDYLSKISLAAESLLHILNDILDFSKIEADRLGMETIPFRFDQVLNQVRSLHEIKAEEKKLELEIILAQDCPSTLLGDPLRIGQILNNLVSNAIKFTKEGKIKVSVEVVAQLENKVRLHIAVQDSGIGLTPIQMSSLFKPFSQADSSTTRKFGGTGLGLSICKSLVEMMEGELWVESQVNLGSTFHFTAWLACASVDIEVDNPTQNRKNLNGVRILLVEDNPLNQQVAQELLTGAGASVLLAQHGGEALGWLSIDPLPCDFIFMDLQMPVLDGHQTTQLIRSDPRFVDLPIIAMTAHAMSDERQRCLENGMNDYITKPIRPDVLFATVIKWAATQNIILDDIEVIQQHFNEDHLIQFPGINTQELLQRFMGDKKLYTQLFKQFLHEYKNGSETLTHLLKKDLRGATLFVHSMKGVAGTLGMHSLLEATIALENNLKQDPKATTKNATAFCLELDRMIEMVSTAYSESAVSNLAVVSNSAEAELLIEQLFELLDACDGESVEIYYKLRDDLEHVVDVSLLDRLGCAIANDFDFSAATRWLKEIQLARGLS, encoded by the coding sequence ATGAATCGAATGCTTGCTCGTCAGTTAAAACGCCATTTGGCGTGGGCCGATGAAGCAATGTCTGAGGCTCAGCTGTGCGCAATCGAAGAATATATTGCAGCACACCCTGAATTTCCTTGTCTGGGTTTAGGGGCAAATTTTCGGCGTTTATTGACTGTGATTGATGAAGCTTATCAGCAGTCCGAACGTGATTTGGCATTGAGTTCGCGTAGCCTACAAATTAGCTCGGATGAATTAACCCGCAGTAATGATACTTTGCGGCTCGAAAGTGAAACCAGACAAAGAGCAATAGATGCTTTATGGCAAACCGCGTGCCAGCTACAAATGAGCTTGGGTCTGCCGGTGGTAAATAATGCGACGGCAGATTTAGAGCAATTATCGATTTTGATGGGGCAGCTGGTTGATGCGCGCCAACAAGCCGAGCTGGCTTTACAAGCACAAGCAGCACAATTTCAAACGCTAGTGAATAATATTCCGGGCGTGGTATTTCGCCGAGAGATCGCTAAGCCTTGGGGTATGCAGTATATCGACAAGGAAATTGAAGTGCTCTCGGGCTATACCCCGAATTTATTTCTAACTTCATCACCACAGCTGAGTTATCACACCCTCATCATGGTCGATGATATGGTGCTGCTCGATCGAGCCATTGCTACGGCCGTCGCGGGCGGCGAGCGTTATAGCGTTGAATATCGAATTCATGATGCACAAGGTGTTTTGCATTGGGTTTATGAGCGTGGCCAAGTGTTGCGCGATACGCAGGGTCAGGTGCAGTATTTAGATGGGATATTGTTTGATATCACCGAGCAAAAACAGGCTGCACAGCAAGTACGGCAACTTTCTGCCGCCATCGAAGCCAGCCCCAATCCAGTTTTAATTACCAACTTGCAAGGATTGATTGAGTACGCCAATCCAAAATTTGAGCAAACCTTTGGCTTTACGAGCGCAGAAATGCTGGGCAGAAGTCCGGTCGATGTACTCGGTGGTGGCGTGCCTAACCCTGTGGCGCACAATAAAATTTTGCAGCAAGTATTACAAGGCCAAGAGTGGCATAAAGATTTACGTAATATTTGTAAAGATGGCTCTTTGATTTGGATGTCCGTCTCTATTTCTCCGATTCGAGAGCAAAGCGGAGAAATTACGCACTTTGTGGCCGTTTATGACAATATCGAATTAAGAAAAGCCGTAGAAACCGAACTCATTAATGCCAAAGAAGCGGCCGATCAGGCAAATCGCTTAAAAAGTGATTTTTTAGCCAATATGAGTCATGAAATTCGTACGCCAATGAATGCCATTATTGGTATGACGCATCTCACATTACAGACTGAGTTAAATAATAAGCAAAGAGATTATTTAAGCAAAATTAGTTTGGCTGCAGAATCATTGCTGCATATTTTGAATGATATTTTGGATTTTTCAAAAATTGAAGCCGATCGCTTAGGGATGGAAACCATTCCATTTAGATTTGATCAGGTATTAAATCAAGTTCGTTCTTTGCATGAAATAAAAGCCGAGGAAAAGAAACTTGAATTAGAAATAATTCTTGCGCAAGATTGCCCGTCTACTTTATTAGGTGACCCACTTCGGATAGGGCAAATTCTCAATAATTTGGTGAGTAATGCCATTAAGTTTACGAAAGAAGGTAAAATTAAAGTATCTGTGGAAGTCGTCGCACAATTAGAAAATAAAGTTCGCTTGCATATTGCAGTACAAGATAGTGGTATTGGCCTGACTCCGATTCAAATGAGTAGTTTATTTAAGCCATTTTCTCAAGCCGATAGTTCAACAACCCGAAAGTTTGGTGGAACAGGGCTGGGTTTATCGATTTGCAAAAGCTTAGTTGAAATGATGGAGGGCGAGCTTTGGGTTGAAAGCCAAGTCAATCTTGGCAGTACTTTTCATTTTACGGCATGGCTGGCCTGTGCCTCGGTTGATATTGAGGTGGATAATCCAACCCAAAATCGAAAAAATCTGAATGGGGTACGTATTTTATTGGTTGAAGATAATCCATTAAATCAGCAGGTTGCACAGGAATTACTCACCGGTGCCGGCGCTAGCGTGTTATTGGCTCAGCATGGTGGCGAAGCTTTAGGCTGGTTATCGATTGATCCATTGCCGTGTGATTTTATTTTTATGGATTTACAAATGCCGGTGCTAGATGGGCATCAAACGACGCAATTAATTCGTAGTGATCCACGTTTTGTCGATTTACCCATTATTGCGATGACGGCGCATGCAATGTCCGATGAGCGGCAGCGCTGTCTAGAAAATGGCATGAATGATTATATTACCAAGCCGATTCGCCCCGATGTTTTATTTGCCACCGTAATTAAGTGGGCGGCAACGCAAAATATTATTCTTGATGATATTGAAGTGATTCAGCAACATTTTAATGAAGATCATCTCATTCAATTTCCAGGGATCAATACGCAAGAATTATTGCAGCGGTTTATGGGGGATAAAAAATTATATACCCAACTGTTTAAACAATTTTTACATGAATATAAAAATGGCAGTGAAACATTAACGCACTTACTTAAAAAAGATTTAAGGGGTGCTACGTTATTTGTTCATTCAATGAAAGGCGTTGCGGGTACTTTAGGCATGCATTCACTCCTTGAGGCGACGATTGCACTCGAAAATAATCTAAAGCAAGATCCCAAAGCAACTACTAAAAATGCAACGGCATTTTGTTTAGAGCTCGATAGAATGATTGAAATGGTTTCAACAGCCTATAGCGAGTCCGCGGTGAGTAATCTGGCGGTGGTATCAAATTCAGCCGAAGCTGAGCTGTTAATCGAGCAGTTATTTGAATTACTCGATGCCTGCGATGGCGAGTCCGTTGAGATTTATTATAAATTACGCGATGATTTAGAGCATGTCGTGGATGTGAGTTTACTTGATCGGCTGGGTTGCGCGATTGCCAATGATTTTGATTTTTCTGCTGCGACCAGGTGGTTAAAAGAAATTCAATTAGCAAGGGGTTTGTCATGA
- a CDS encoding HD-GYP domain-containing protein, protein MSEILTNYRQTILLVDDTPNNLTVLNAILKDTYKVRIANNGEQALRLAERLPIPDLILLDVMMPGMDGFEVCRRLKNNVLTADIPVIFLTAKTQEVDEINGFNVGAADYLHKPLSPAIVLIRVRNILLMQDLKNSIQEHNLLLEDRVAQRTQELYKMQDAIIMAMGVMAELRDEETGLHLKRTQEYVRLLANAVMNHPRFIGELDSISIEWMAKSAPLHDIGKVGIPDAILHKPARLTPEEFSIMKNHPTYGRNIILEVERMLGGESLFLRYAREIAYGHQEKWDGSGYPLGAKGEEIPVSARLMALADVYDALRSRRVYKPPFSHEMAMNIIIEGRGKHFDPDLVDAFQTLADRFAQIAEEYADPNDEDINDMACSANH, encoded by the coding sequence ATGAGTGAAATACTGACTAACTATCGACAAACTATTTTGCTGGTTGATGATACGCCAAATAATTTAACGGTACTGAATGCTATTTTAAAAGATACCTATAAAGTTAGGATTGCGAATAATGGTGAACAAGCATTACGTTTAGCCGAGCGTTTGCCGATCCCCGATTTAATTTTGCTGGATGTCATGATGCCGGGGATGGATGGATTTGAGGTATGTCGCAGGTTAAAAAATAATGTATTAACTGCAGATATTCCCGTTATCTTTTTAACGGCTAAAACCCAAGAAGTTGATGAAATTAATGGGTTTAATGTTGGAGCTGCAGATTATTTACACAAACCATTAAGTCCAGCGATTGTTTTGATTCGAGTTAGAAATATCTTGTTAATGCAAGATTTAAAAAACTCAATCCAAGAGCATAATTTATTATTAGAAGATCGCGTTGCGCAGCGTACTCAAGAGCTTTATAAAATGCAGGACGCCATTATTATGGCGATGGGGGTGATGGCTGAATTGCGGGATGAAGAAACTGGCCTGCATTTAAAACGCACGCAAGAATATGTACGTTTATTGGCCAATGCGGTGATGAACCACCCTCGATTTATAGGTGAGCTCGATAGCATTAGTATTGAATGGATGGCTAAATCAGCGCCTTTGCATGATATTGGTAAAGTCGGCATTCCGGATGCGATTTTGCATAAACCGGCGCGTTTAACGCCGGAAGAATTTAGCATTATGAAAAATCATCCAACATATGGCCGGAATATTATTTTAGAAGTGGAACGAATGTTGGGAGGGGAAAGCTTATTTTTACGCTATGCGCGTGAAATTGCCTATGGTCATCAAGAAAAATGGGATGGTTCTGGTTATCCTCTTGGTGCGAAAGGCGAAGAAATCCCGGTGAGTGCTCGATTAATGGCGCTGGCCGATGTGTATGATGCATTGCGTAGTCGGCGGGTATATAAGCCGCCATTTTCACATGAAATGGCGATGAATATCATTATTGAAGGGCGTGGCAAGCATTTTGACCCTGATTTAGTCGATGCGTTTCAAACTTTAGCCGATCGATTTGCACAAATTGCCGAAGAATATGCCGATCCAAATGATGAAGATATTAACGATATGGCTTGCTCGGCGAATCATTAA
- a CDS encoding chitinase codes for MTRNTIRIASLLGALLFAAGVQAATWQEGSTYSANTIVDYNGKTYSALVTHTAYVGAGWNPAATPTLWKEVGSSVSPAPSAGPTTSPSTNPTASPTATPTTSPVASNTPTPPPSTGVAAWDASKVYNGGARVSVGSAIYEAKWWTQGNVPGSDQWGPWKLISGSVATPTVTPTATPTTTATPTTTPTATPCPIVTPIPGSTWVPPTTPGTCGYWVPPVITPTPSPTPTVTTSPSPTPTASPTASPTPSTTPGTDLLPKHVVVGYWHNFDNGSGVMRLKDVPAEYNIINVSFVEGDQSAAKGTAAFVLDKLFNEAEFIADIKLKQSQGVKVLVSLGGANGVIVIDSLEARERFIKTLGDIIAKYGFDGLDLDMENNLTITAQDDYRKPVTPQIVNVIAGVKAIKARFGDKFILTMAPEVNYVQGGHGFYGGTWGGYLPIIHGLRDDLNMLHVQHYNTGSIGGTDGKQYSQGTLDFQVAMTDMLLTGFNLGGDVNKPFPALRADQVGFGLPATTSAAGGGYLPIAETQKALDCLMKLQNCGTYKPLKAQPDLRGIMTWSINWDSKQAYQFAKSHSAYFKK; via the coding sequence ATGACACGCAACACAATTCGCATCGCCAGTCTGCTTGGCGCACTGCTTTTCGCCGCTGGCGTTCAGGCCGCAACATGGCAAGAAGGCAGCACGTATTCGGCCAATACCATCGTCGATTACAACGGAAAAACCTATAGCGCTTTAGTCACGCACACCGCTTATGTCGGTGCCGGCTGGAATCCAGCGGCAACGCCAACACTGTGGAAAGAAGTCGGCAGCAGCGTTAGCCCCGCCCCATCGGCAGGACCGACGACAAGCCCAAGCACCAATCCAACAGCAAGCCCAACAGCCACCCCCACCACCAGCCCAGTCGCAAGCAATACCCCAACCCCACCACCGAGCACCGGTGTAGCCGCTTGGGATGCCAGCAAAGTGTATAACGGTGGCGCACGCGTGAGCGTCGGTAGCGCCATTTATGAAGCCAAATGGTGGACCCAAGGCAATGTGCCAGGCAGCGACCAATGGGGGCCATGGAAATTAATTTCAGGCTCAGTAGCAACTCCAACCGTAACCCCAACAGCAACACCAACGACCACAGCAACCCCCACAACAACGCCAACGGCCACCCCTTGCCCGATTGTGACCCCAATCCCGGGCAGCACTTGGGTGCCGCCAACGACACCTGGCACTTGTGGCTATTGGGTACCACCGGTCATCACCCCGACCCCTTCACCGACACCAACGGTGACAACGAGCCCATCGCCAACCCCAACTGCTAGCCCAACCGCTAGCCCCACCCCAAGCACCACACCGGGTACTGACTTGCTACCTAAGCACGTGGTGGTGGGTTACTGGCACAATTTTGACAATGGCTCTGGCGTAATGCGCCTCAAAGACGTGCCGGCCGAATACAACATCATCAATGTCTCGTTTGTCGAAGGCGATCAAAGCGCCGCCAAAGGTACCGCCGCTTTTGTACTGGATAAATTGTTTAACGAAGCTGAATTTATCGCCGACATTAAACTCAAACAATCGCAGGGCGTGAAAGTATTGGTTTCTTTAGGCGGAGCCAATGGGGTGATTGTGATCGACTCACTCGAAGCGCGTGAACGGTTTATTAAAACGCTGGGCGACATCATTGCCAAATATGGTTTCGATGGTCTCGATCTAGACATGGAAAACAATCTAACCATTACCGCTCAAGACGACTATCGCAAACCCGTTACGCCACAAATTGTGAACGTGATCGCTGGCGTGAAAGCCATCAAAGCTCGCTTTGGTGACAAATTTATTCTGACGATGGCGCCGGAGGTGAACTACGTTCAAGGTGGGCATGGCTTCTACGGCGGTACATGGGGCGGCTACTTGCCGATCATCCACGGCTTACGTGATGATTTGAATATGCTACACGTTCAGCATTACAACACCGGCAGCATTGGTGGCACCGATGGCAAGCAATATTCACAAGGTACGCTGGACTTCCAAGTGGCGATGACCGATATGCTGCTCACTGGCTTTAATTTGGGTGGCGACGTCAATAAACCCTTCCCTGCACTGCGTGCTGACCAAGTGGGCTTTGGTTTACCAGCAACGACCAGCGCAGCCGGTGGCGGTTACCTGCCGATTGCCGAAACGCAAAAAGCCTTGGATTGCTTAATGAAATTGCAAAATTGCGGCACTTACAAACCATTGAAAGCACAGCCCGATTTACGCGGCATTATGACTTGGTCAATCAATTGGGATAGCAAACAAGCCTACCAATTTGCCAAAAGCCATAGCGCATACTTTAAAAAATAA
- the metF gene encoding methylenetetrahydrofolate reductase [NAD(P)H], translating into MTNPLRPISFEFFPPKTDEGAAKLATTRRQLAQFNPEFFSVTFGAGGTTQEGTLRAVVDIQAAGHAAAPHLSCIGSTKDNIRQVVQQYKNHGIKHIVALRGDIPSGMGEFGEFRYANELVSFLRSEFGDWFHIEVAAYPEFHPQSPSAEADLRHFINKVNAGADSAITQYFFNADAYFRFVDEVQARGVSIPIVPGIMPIQNYSQLQRFSDMCGAEIPRWLRLRLQAYSDDTASIRAFGLDFVTELSDRLLAGGAPGLHFYTLNAAGAVSTVCQRLGY; encoded by the coding sequence ATGACGAATCCTTTGCGTCCGATTAGTTTTGAATTCTTCCCACCAAAAACCGATGAAGGTGCGGCTAAATTGGCCACGACTCGCCGGCAATTAGCGCAATTTAATCCTGAATTTTTCTCGGTGACCTTTGGCGCTGGCGGCACTACGCAAGAAGGCACGCTGCGCGCCGTGGTCGATATTCAAGCTGCCGGCCACGCCGCCGCGCCGCATTTATCTTGCATTGGCTCGACCAAAGACAATATTCGCCAAGTGGTTCAGCAATACAAAAATCATGGCATTAAACATATCGTCGCTTTGCGCGGCGATATTCCATCGGGCATGGGTGAATTTGGCGAGTTTCGTTATGCCAATGAATTAGTGAGTTTTTTGCGTAGTGAATTTGGCGATTGGTTTCATATTGAAGTCGCCGCTTACCCGGAGTTTCATCCGCAGTCGCCCAGTGCCGAAGCCGATTTGCGTCATTTTATTAATAAAGTGAATGCCGGGGCTGATTCTGCAATTACGCAATATTTCTTTAATGCTGACGCGTATTTTCGCTTTGTTGACGAAGTGCAAGCGCGTGGCGTGAGCATCCCGATTGTGCCGGGAATTATGCCGATTCAAAATTACAGTCAATTACAGCGCTTTTCGGATATGTGTGGGGCCGAGATTCCGCGCTGGTTACGCCTGCGGTTGCAGGCTTATTCGGATGATACCGCGTCGATTCGTGCGTTTGGTTTGGACTTTGTGACCGAGCTATCGGATCGCCTCTTGGCGGGCGGGGCGCCGGGCTTACATTTTTACACGCTGAACGCCGCAGGCGCAGTGTCGACGGTATGTCAGCGTTTGGGCTATTAA
- a CDS encoding glycine zipper 2TM domain-containing protein → MNTHWIKIGLLSAALLTGCASNDSAKIYTQNETMQVARARSGQIEQIRDVEVKPGQQLGIGGVAGGVVGGVLAGNHIGQGTGSVISSVFGALLGGFIGNQLEDNMRTKMAKEITVRMHDNGERLVIVQDADPALRVGQKVDVIANANNARVVPAQP, encoded by the coding sequence ATGAATACGCATTGGATTAAAATAGGCTTACTCAGCGCCGCCTTACTCACGGGTTGCGCCAGCAATGATTCGGCCAAAATCTATACGCAAAATGAAACCATGCAAGTGGCGCGTGCACGCAGCGGTCAAATCGAGCAAATTCGCGATGTTGAAGTCAAACCGGGCCAACAATTGGGTATTGGTGGTGTAGCTGGCGGCGTGGTCGGTGGCGTATTGGCGGGCAATCACATCGGCCAAGGCACAGGTAGTGTGATTAGCAGCGTGTTTGGTGCTTTATTAGGTGGTTTTATCGGCAATCAGCTCGAAGACAATATGCGCACAAAAATGGCCAAAGAGATTACCGTCCGCATGCACGACAATGGCGAGCGGCTAGTGATTGTGCAAGATGCCGACCCAGCGCTGCGCGTGGGGCAAAAGGTGGATGTGATTGCCAACGCCAACAACGCTCGAGTAGTGCCGGCCCAGCCCTAG
- a CDS encoding 2OG-Fe(II) oxygenase, translating into MSIDLEIVEALTGPGYLVLPNFLDANHLAQLNELFASREEDFVAAGVGREAALQVRQDIRGDAVLWVENDDPAMQQANQRMRDLQQTLNRELYLGLDELEWHFARYPAGSFYQRHLDQHRHQDSRVVTVVQYLNQNWHEDDGGQLRIYLDDEQTLDVTPYGGTLVVFLSNRFEHEVLPARRERRSLTGWYRRRP; encoded by the coding sequence ATGAGTATTGATCTTGAGATCGTTGAAGCTTTAACCGGCCCGGGCTATTTAGTCTTGCCTAATTTTTTAGACGCCAACCATTTAGCGCAGTTAAATGAATTATTTGCCAGCCGAGAAGAAGACTTCGTTGCCGCTGGCGTAGGCCGTGAGGCTGCGCTGCAAGTGCGGCAAGACATTCGCGGCGATGCCGTGCTTTGGGTCGAAAACGATGATCCGGCAATGCAACAAGCCAATCAAAGAATGCGCGATTTACAGCAAACACTGAATCGCGAGCTGTATTTGGGGCTGGATGAATTGGAATGGCACTTTGCCCGTTACCCAGCGGGCAGTTTCTACCAGCGCCATCTTGATCAACATCGGCATCAAGACAGCCGCGTAGTCACCGTGGTGCAATACCTCAACCAAAATTGGCACGAGGACGATGGCGGGCAATTGCGAATTTATTTAGACGACGAGCAAACTCTGGATGTCACGCCGTATGGTGGTACGTTGGTGGTGTTTTTATCCAATCGATTTGAACACGAGGTATTACCCGCTCGGCGAGAGCGGCGTTCACTCACCGGTTGGTACCGCCGCCGTCCGTGA
- a CDS encoding site-specific recombinase, which produces MEQTLIRMMDAKSDPLTSLKELIDALRPGKVIDGVTAINNARALCYLLEQHVEYRAALRKQLFTLLGTTRQVQLYTDTGILSNESVFTAIVRRVGSKLLPPPVKPEYLKDLFGVLFPNTNDYVWLNDIPTEVWFEVGAAAHLEELSLAEIPTHIRLQQLEAIQVLSCRLSAIGLEPEIVLHHPDVERFESPFVRLNAEVLSYIERYREDLTARRPPDEDHSHILVLLQQCEQIIAKVWKMAAKNGASVSLTYHLLRLKQHIDRLKVLFDLVDSMTPEKHGPALLGLFLELVKAENRKYSVRDVLQENTELLALQITEHASHTGEHYISETRSEWLQMFRSAAGAGVIVGFMALIKILFAKAHLPPLLEAFAFSMNYALGFMLIHILHFTVATKQPAMTAARIAAALPTIENKKNEAYTELIELMIKVIRTQFIAIVGNVLLAIPVALGIAWLWWYEFGQHVVDTTKADKMLHELMPIAGMGIFYAAIAGCCLFLAGLISGYYDNKSLYNQIPQRIAAMPLLNKIFGEYRSRRLGQYIEHNLGALAGNFYFGIMLGSMATLGFLLGLPLDIRHITFSAANLAYAVSAYDFTLAWPIVAWGAMGVAVIGITNLFVSFTLALWVAMRSRKRRMSELKPLWGKFWRRAMSRPIDLFIAPKPAIEAVKTPPLEEKQG; this is translated from the coding sequence ATGGAACAAACCCTGATTCGAATGATGGATGCCAAAAGCGATCCGTTAACGAGCCTGAAAGAACTCATTGACGCCTTGCGCCCGGGCAAGGTGATTGATGGCGTCACTGCGATTAATAATGCGCGCGCGCTGTGCTATTTGCTCGAGCAACATGTTGAATATCGGGCGGCGCTGCGTAAGCAGTTGTTTACCTTATTGGGCACAACACGCCAAGTACAGCTCTATACCGATACCGGTATTTTATCCAATGAAAGTGTCTTTACCGCGATTGTTCGCCGTGTCGGCTCCAAGCTATTACCGCCACCGGTTAAGCCTGAATATCTGAAAGATTTATTTGGGGTATTGTTCCCCAATACTAATGATTATGTTTGGCTTAACGATATACCCACCGAAGTTTGGTTTGAAGTCGGCGCCGCCGCGCATTTAGAAGAACTGAGTTTAGCCGAGATTCCAACGCATATTCGCTTGCAACAGCTCGAAGCGATTCAAGTTTTGTCGTGCCGGCTGTCGGCGATTGGTTTAGAGCCAGAAATCGTTTTGCATCACCCCGATGTCGAGCGGTTTGAATCGCCGTTTGTGCGCTTGAATGCCGAAGTTTTAAGCTATATCGAGCGCTATCGCGAAGACCTCACTGCGCGCCGCCCACCGGATGAAGATCATTCGCATATTTTGGTTTTGCTGCAGCAATGCGAGCAAATCATCGCCAAAGTGTGGAAAATGGCCGCCAAAAATGGCGCGTCCGTGAGTCTCACCTACCATTTGCTGCGCCTAAAGCAGCATATTGATCGGCTCAAAGTGCTGTTTGATTTAGTCGATTCGATGACACCAGAAAAACACGGCCCGGCCTTGCTTGGCTTGTTTCTTGAGCTGGTAAAAGCTGAAAACCGCAAATACAGCGTGCGTGATGTATTACAAGAAAACACCGAATTGCTGGCACTACAAATCACCGAGCATGCCAGCCACACAGGCGAGCATTACATCAGTGAAACCCGCAGCGAGTGGCTGCAAATGTTTCGCTCGGCCGCTGGCGCTGGGGTGATTGTTGGCTTTATGGCTTTGATTAAAATCTTGTTCGCCAAAGCGCACTTACCCCCATTACTCGAAGCCTTTGCTTTTAGTATGAATTACGCACTGGGCTTTATGCTGATTCATATCCTGCATTTTACCGTCGCTACCAAGCAGCCAGCGATGACGGCAGCACGGATTGCAGCGGCGTTGCCAACGATAGAAAACAAAAAAAATGAAGCATATACCGAGCTGATCGAATTGATGATCAAGGTGATTCGCACGCAATTTATTGCGATTGTCGGTAACGTGTTACTCGCCATTCCCGTGGCGCTGGGCATTGCTTGGCTATGGTGGTATGAATTTGGTCAACATGTGGTCGATACCACCAAGGCCGATAAAATGCTGCACGAGCTGATGCCAATTGCCGGGATGGGGATTTTTTATGCGGCGATTGCCGGTTGCTGCTTATTCTTGGCTGGTTTGATTTCGGGCTATTACGACAATAAATCGCTATACAACCAAATCCCGCAACGGATTGCCGCGATGCCACTCCTGAATAAAATCTTTGGCGAATATCGCAGCCGCCGCCTTGGCCAATATATCGAGCACAATCTGGGCGCGCTGGCAGGTAATTTTTATTTCGGGATTATGCTGGGCAGTATGGCCACGCTGGGCTTTCTACTCGGGCTGCCGCTCGATATACGTCACATTACCTTCTCTGCGGCCAACCTCGCTTATGCAGTATCCGCGTATGACTTTACGCTGGCTTGGCCGATTGTGGCTTGGGGTGCGATGGGGGTGGCCGTGATTGGTATCACCAATTTATTTGTCAGCTTTACCTTGGCGCTATGGGTGGCGATGCGCTCACGCAAACGCCGTATGAGCGAGCTAAAACCGTTATGGGGCAAATTCTGGCGTCGGGCGATGAGCCGACCGATTGATTTATTTATTGCCCCCAAACCGGCCATCGAGGCAGTCAAAACACCGCCGCTAGAGGAAAAACAAGGATGA